One Natrinema marinum genomic window carries:
- a CDS encoding helix-turn-helix domain-containing protein, producing the protein MTSIADIEIPADGTGTGQLFAAVPSLSCEMERVIASSGHGLWLSGPSQSEIEDALDEADAIGTYSQISSDEDRWLYDIEFEPDTVDPFEIVLEEGGTVLSASASNGAWLLSIRVVDRESVSSLYDRLDDNGVTPTIVRLFDLAEKTHSQCGLTTRQYETLVAAIDHGYFEIPREVSMQELSEELGISHQALSERLRRAYRALVTSELDVTEEDTAASPVPSN; encoded by the coding sequence ATGACATCCATTGCAGACATCGAGATCCCGGCCGACGGAACCGGAACCGGCCAACTGTTCGCGGCCGTCCCTTCGCTCTCCTGTGAGATGGAGCGGGTGATCGCCTCGAGCGGGCACGGACTCTGGCTGTCGGGGCCCTCGCAGTCGGAGATCGAGGACGCGCTCGACGAAGCGGACGCGATCGGCACCTACTCGCAGATCAGCAGCGACGAGGACCGCTGGCTCTACGACATCGAGTTCGAGCCGGACACGGTCGACCCCTTCGAGATCGTCTTAGAGGAGGGCGGGACGGTACTGAGCGCCTCGGCCTCGAACGGCGCGTGGCTGCTGAGCATCCGCGTCGTCGACCGCGAGAGCGTCAGTTCGCTGTACGACCGCCTCGACGACAACGGCGTGACGCCGACGATCGTCCGGCTGTTCGACCTCGCCGAAAAGACCCACTCCCAGTGTGGTCTGACGACGCGCCAGTACGAGACGCTGGTCGCCGCGATCGATCACGGCTACTTCGAGATCCCTCGCGAGGTCTCGATGCAGGAACTCTCCGAGGAACTGGGGATCTCTCATCAGGCCCTCTCGGAACGGCTGCGCCGAGCCTACCGCGCGCTGGTCACGTCCGAACTCGACGTGACCGAGGAGGACACCGCCGCATCGCCCGTCCCGTCGAACTGA
- a CDS encoding enoyl-CoA hydratase/isomerase family protein: MNVHNDDGILRLTFDRPDALNALTGETAAELADEIEAATPDAYDVIVITGAGDAFSAGGDLEMLAETPDTSRQAYEEVTETFGRAVEAMLECPVPIVAKVNGDAIGAGLSVVALADIAYAAADATFSCAFVRVGLIPDTGGTVMLPHVVGLRAAKELAFTGEFFDAERAADLELVNETVPADELDDRVAETVERLANGPTATIGMMKQAMHENIGRSWDESLDYENLLQAQARTSAAHDEGVTAFLADREPEFE; this comes from the coding sequence ATGAACGTCCATAACGACGACGGTATCCTGCGGCTGACATTCGACCGCCCGGACGCGCTCAACGCGCTCACCGGGGAGACGGCCGCCGAACTGGCCGACGAGATCGAGGCGGCCACGCCCGACGCGTACGACGTGATCGTTATCACCGGCGCGGGCGACGCCTTCAGCGCCGGTGGCGATCTCGAGATGCTGGCGGAGACGCCCGACACCTCGCGGCAGGCCTACGAGGAGGTCACCGAGACCTTCGGCCGCGCCGTCGAAGCGATGCTCGAGTGCCCGGTGCCGATCGTCGCGAAGGTCAACGGCGACGCCATCGGCGCGGGGCTCTCGGTTGTCGCGCTCGCGGACATCGCCTACGCCGCCGCGGACGCGACGTTCTCCTGTGCGTTCGTCAGGGTCGGGCTGATCCCCGATACCGGCGGTACCGTCATGCTGCCCCACGTCGTCGGCTTGCGAGCCGCGAAAGAGCTCGCGTTCACCGGGGAGTTCTTCGACGCCGAGCGCGCCGCCGACCTCGAGTTGGTCAACGAGACGGTCCCCGCCGACGAACTCGACGACCGCGTCGCCGAGACCGTCGAGCGCCTCGCGAACGGCCCCACGGCCACCATCGGCATGATGAAACAAGCGATGCACGAGAACATAGGCCGGTCCTGGGACGAGTCCCTCGACTACGAGAACCTGCTGCAGGCCCAGGCCCGCACGTCGGCCGCCCACGACGAGGGGGTCACGGCCTTCCTCGCGGACCGAGAGCCGGAGTTCGAGTAA
- the pyrI gene encoding aspartate carbamoyltransferase regulatory subunit, translated as MSNDRDRHDGDDDHALRVSKIRDGTVIDHVRGGQALNVLAILGIDGSEGEELSIGMNVPSDRLARKDIVKVEGRELSQDEVDVLSLIAPDATINIVRGYDVVEKHRVERPTVVEGVLSCPNPGCITTGNEPVTSRFSVLEDGVRCSYCETIVRDEIASLIDT; from the coding sequence ATGAGTAACGATCGCGACCGCCACGACGGCGACGACGATCACGCGCTGCGCGTCAGCAAGATCCGCGACGGGACGGTCATCGACCACGTCCGCGGCGGGCAGGCGCTGAACGTCCTCGCGATCCTCGGCATCGACGGCAGCGAGGGCGAGGAGCTGTCGATCGGCATGAACGTCCCCTCGGATCGGCTCGCTCGCAAGGACATCGTCAAGGTCGAGGGCCGCGAGCTGAGCCAGGACGAGGTCGACGTGCTCTCGCTGATCGCGCCCGACGCGACGATCAACATCGTCCGCGGCTACGACGTCGTCGAGAAACATCGGGTCGAGCGCCCAACGGTCGTCGAGGGCGTCCTCTCCTGTCCCAACCCCGGCTGCATCACGACCGGGAACGAGCCCGTCACGTCCCGGTTTTCGGTGCTCGAGGACGGCGTTCGCTGCTCGTACTGTGAGACGATCGTCCGCGACGAAATCGCATCGCTGATCGACACGTAA
- the pyrB gene encoding aspartate carbamoyltransferase: protein MRHDHLITSKQLSRADIETVLDRAAEIDADPSAVADRHAETVLGLLFFEPSTRTKMSFETAMKRLGGDVVDMGSVESSSVKKGETLADTVRVIEGYADALVLRHPKQGSATMASEYVDVPLVNAGDGAGHHPSQTLLDLYTIRENAGLEDLTIGIMGDLKYGRTVHSLAYALTNFDARQHFISPESLQLPREVVYDLHQQGGTTGIREHESPEEVLPSLDVLYVTRIQRERFPDENEYQKVAGEYQIDAETLEAASDDLTVMHPLPRVDEIAPEIDATDHAAYFEQAHNGVPVRMALLDLLLSEQGGDGDE from the coding sequence ATGCGCCACGATCACCTCATCACGAGCAAACAACTCTCGCGGGCGGACATCGAGACCGTCCTCGACCGCGCGGCCGAGATCGACGCCGACCCGTCGGCCGTCGCCGACCGCCACGCCGAGACGGTGCTGGGCCTGCTCTTTTTCGAGCCGAGCACGCGGACGAAGATGAGCTTCGAAACCGCCATGAAACGGCTCGGCGGCGATGTCGTCGACATGGGTTCGGTCGAGTCCTCGAGCGTGAAGAAAGGGGAGACGCTCGCCGACACGGTGCGGGTCATCGAGGGGTACGCCGACGCGCTCGTCTTGCGCCATCCGAAACAGGGGTCGGCGACGATGGCCAGCGAGTACGTCGACGTGCCGCTGGTGAACGCGGGCGACGGCGCGGGCCACCATCCGTCCCAGACGCTGCTCGATCTCTACACGATCCGAGAGAACGCCGGGCTGGAGGACCTCACGATCGGCATCATGGGCGACCTGAAGTACGGCCGGACCGTCCACTCGCTGGCCTACGCACTGACGAACTTCGACGCGCGCCAGCACTTTATTAGCCCGGAGAGCCTGCAACTGCCCCGCGAGGTCGTCTACGATCTTCACCAGCAGGGGGGGACCACCGGAATCCGGGAGCACGAGTCCCCAGAGGAGGTCCTGCCCTCGCTGGACGTGCTCTACGTCACGCGGATCCAGCGCGAGCGGTTCCCCGACGAGAACGAGTACCAGAAGGTCGCCGGCGAGTACCAGATCGACGCCGAGACGCTCGAGGCCGCAAGCGACGACCTGACCGTGATGCACCCGCTGCCCCGGGTCGACGAGATCGCGCCCGAGATCGACGCGACCGACCACGCGGCCTACTTCGAGCAGGCGCACAACGGCGTTCCGGTCCGGATGGCGCTGCTGGATCTGCTGTTGAGCGAGCAGGGGGGTGACGGCGATGAGTAA
- a CDS encoding RAD55 family ATPase gives MVGRLDTGIDVLDRKLDGGLPPGCIVAYTAEPASQSELLLYELTAARGTLYLSTERSDDAVRHAIESSPSSVGSPTVRHVTSDTPIEEATRLIGALPDGANLIIDTMNVLEACDTDEYIAFLNDLKSQMLETGSIAVLHCLKGDEAANRSRTFHAADAVFDLRTEVAGTELENHLTVPKFRGGSQPTDAIKLELTEEVAIDTSRDIA, from the coding sequence ATGGTCGGTCGGCTGGACACCGGAATCGACGTGCTCGATCGGAAGCTCGACGGCGGGCTCCCGCCGGGGTGTATCGTCGCGTACACCGCCGAGCCGGCTAGCCAGTCCGAACTCCTCCTCTACGAACTCACGGCCGCCCGCGGGACGCTCTACCTCTCGACCGAGCGCTCGGACGACGCCGTCCGCCACGCCATCGAGTCCTCGCCGTCGTCCGTCGGCAGCCCGACGGTCAGACACGTCACCAGCGATACGCCCATCGAAGAGGCGACGCGACTCATCGGTGCGCTCCCCGACGGCGCGAACCTGATCATCGACACGATGAACGTTCTGGAAGCGTGTGACACCGACGAGTACATCGCCTTCCTCAACGATCTCAAATCGCAGATGCTCGAGACCGGAAGCATCGCCGTCCTCCACTGCCTCAAAGGTGACGAGGCCGCGAACCGATCTCGGACCTTTCACGCCGCCGACGCCGTCTTCGACCTGCGAACCGAGGTCGCCGGCACCGAACTCGAGAACCACCTGACGGTCCCCAAATTCCGCGGCGGCAGCCAGCCGACCGACGCGATCAAACTCGAGTTAACCGAGGAAGTGGCGATCGACACGAGCCGCGACATCGCCTGA
- a CDS encoding FKBP-type peptidyl-prolyl cis-trans isomerase, protein MTEDQEAELEEQADDVDEEVEDEDAAEAEGLQEGDFVEIEYTAYTVEDDQLVDTTDPEVAEEEGVDDQGQEFKPRTIILGEGHIFEGVEAAIVGSEPGDSGTVTIPAADAFGEYDPDDVQTVSAEKIDEDDRYPGANVQIDGQQGYISTIIGGRARVDFNHPLAGDDVEYEYTVVQEVEDREQQAAGLFEMFLGMEPELWIETDEVEEEVPVEPDEDDEDAEPEFETETVEKETLYLEATPQMTMNQQWMMGKQQIGQQIIDQIGVDRVIVQEVIDGMGMGGMGGMMGGMGGMGGGDIEEALEDADVDADEIVEELEGAEE, encoded by the coding sequence ATGACCGAGGATCAGGAGGCCGAGCTCGAGGAGCAGGCCGATGACGTCGACGAAGAAGTCGAGGACGAAGACGCCGCCGAAGCCGAGGGGCTGCAAGAGGGCGACTTCGTCGAGATCGAGTACACCGCCTACACCGTCGAGGACGACCAACTGGTCGACACGACCGACCCCGAAGTCGCTGAAGAGGAGGGCGTCGACGACCAAGGCCAGGAGTTCAAGCCGCGAACGATCATTCTGGGCGAGGGCCACATCTTCGAGGGCGTCGAAGCGGCCATCGTCGGCTCCGAACCGGGCGACTCCGGCACCGTGACGATCCCCGCCGCGGACGCCTTCGGCGAGTACGACCCCGACGATGTCCAGACCGTCAGCGCCGAGAAGATCGACGAGGACGACCGCTACCCCGGCGCGAACGTCCAGATCGACGGCCAGCAGGGTTACATCAGCACGATCATCGGCGGCCGCGCCCGCGTCGACTTCAACCACCCGCTTGCGGGTGACGACGTCGAGTACGAGTACACGGTCGTCCAAGAAGTCGAGGACCGCGAGCAGCAGGCTGCCGGCCTGTTCGAGATGTTCCTCGGGATGGAGCCCGAACTCTGGATCGAGACCGACGAGGTCGAAGAGGAGGTCCCCGTCGAGCCCGACGAAGACGACGAGGACGCCGAGCCGGAGTTCGAGACCGAGACCGTCGAGAAAGAGACGCTCTACCTCGAGGCCACGCCCCAGATGACGATGAACCAGCAGTGGATGATGGGCAAACAGCAGATCGGCCAACAGATCATCGACCAGATTGGCGTCGACCGCGTCATCGTCCAGGAGGTCATCGACGGCATGGGCATGGGCGGTATGGGCGGCATGATGGGCGGTATGGGCGGCATGGGCGGCGGCGACATCGAGGAGGCCCTCGAGGACGCCGACGTCGACGCCGACGAGATCGTCGAGGAACTCGAAGGCGCAGAAGAGTAA
- the cyaB gene encoding class IV adenylate cyclase: protein MYEVEVKVPADLEAVRDRLVALEATPEGSVVQIDTYYDAPHRDFPETDEALRIREERPADGTDETRITYKGPLVDDESKTREEVETAVRDGEKLDSIFANLGFEPAATVRKERDRYSLEGYTVTLDSVDGVGEYVEVETEVGDETDLEAAREGAYDVLESLGLDPNDQIRTSYLGLLLES, encoded by the coding sequence ATGTACGAGGTCGAAGTGAAGGTCCCCGCCGACCTCGAGGCTGTCCGCGACCGGCTCGTGGCCCTCGAGGCGACGCCCGAGGGCAGCGTCGTCCAGATCGATACCTACTACGACGCGCCCCACCGTGACTTCCCCGAGACGGACGAGGCGCTGCGGATTCGCGAGGAACGACCCGCCGACGGGACCGACGAGACGCGAATCACCTACAAGGGGCCGCTCGTCGACGACGAGTCCAAGACCCGTGAGGAAGTCGAGACCGCCGTCCGAGATGGCGAGAAACTCGACTCAATCTTCGCGAACCTCGGGTTCGAGCCGGCCGCGACGGTTCGCAAGGAGCGCGACCGCTACTCGCTCGAGGGGTATACCGTCACGCTCGATTCGGTCGACGGCGTCGGCGAGTACGTCGAGGTCGAAACCGAAGTCGGGGACGAAACCGATCTCGAGGCGGCCCGCGAGGGCGCCTACGACGTTCTCGAATCCCTTGGACTCGATCCGAACGATCAAATTCGAACCTCGTATCTCGGCCTGTTGCTCGAGTCCTAA
- a CDS encoding methionine adenosyltransferase, with the protein MSERNIRIESVDRQAVEDQDVEIVERKGIGHPDSICDGIAESVAGALAREYLERVGEVLHFNTDETQLVAGEAAPAFGGGEVVDPIYLLIVGRATKHYEGQTIPAETIALRAAREYLESEIPQLTVGEDIVVDVKLGEGSGDLQEVFGEDEVSVPMANDTSFGVGHAPLTETEEIVHETERRLNGEYADENPALGPDVKIMGKREGDTIDVTVAAAMVDEYVPNLDGYIEAVESVREFVEGVAREHTDREVNVHVNTADDYEEGSIYLTVTGTSAEQGDDGSVGRGNRANGLITPNRSMSMEATSGKNPVNHIGKIYNLLSTEIAEEVVAEVDGIRDLRVRLLSQIGRPIDQPHVADVQVVTDDGVAVSDVRADVETIVDQELADVTEITRRVIEGELSTF; encoded by the coding sequence ATGAGCGAGCGGAACATCCGAATCGAATCCGTCGACCGGCAGGCGGTCGAGGATCAGGACGTCGAAATCGTCGAGCGAAAGGGGATCGGCCATCCCGACTCAATCTGTGACGGAATCGCCGAGAGCGTCGCCGGGGCGCTCGCCCGCGAGTACCTCGAGCGCGTCGGCGAGGTGTTGCACTTCAACACCGACGAGACGCAACTCGTCGCGGGCGAGGCCGCGCCCGCCTTCGGCGGCGGCGAGGTCGTCGACCCCATTTATCTCCTGATCGTCGGCCGCGCGACCAAACACTACGAGGGCCAGACCATCCCCGCCGAGACGATCGCGCTGCGGGCCGCCCGCGAGTACCTCGAGTCCGAAATTCCCCAGCTGACCGTCGGCGAGGACATCGTCGTCGACGTGAAACTCGGCGAGGGCAGCGGCGACCTCCAGGAAGTCTTCGGCGAGGACGAAGTGAGCGTCCCGATGGCCAACGACACCAGTTTCGGCGTCGGCCACGCGCCCCTGACCGAGACCGAAGAGATCGTCCACGAGACCGAGCGACGGCTGAACGGCGAGTACGCCGACGAGAATCCGGCACTCGGTCCCGACGTGAAAATCATGGGCAAGCGCGAGGGCGATACGATCGATGTCACCGTCGCGGCCGCGATGGTCGACGAGTACGTTCCGAACCTGGACGGCTACATCGAGGCGGTCGAGTCCGTCCGCGAGTTCGTCGAGGGCGTCGCGCGCGAGCACACCGACCGCGAGGTCAACGTCCACGTCAACACGGCTGACGACTACGAGGAGGGGTCGATCTATCTCACCGTGACGGGAACCTCCGCCGAGCAGGGCGACGACGGTTCCGTCGGCCGGGGGAATCGTGCGAACGGGCTCATCACGCCCAACCGCTCGATGTCGATGGAAGCGACCAGCGGCAAGAACCCGGTCAACCACATCGGGAAGATCTACAACCTGCTCTCGACGGAGATCGCCGAGGAGGTCGTCGCGGAGGTCGACGGCATCCGCGACCTGCGCGTCCGCCTCCTCTCCCAGATCGGCCGTCCGATCGACCAGCCCCACGTCGCCGACGTGCAGGTCGTCACCGACGACGGCGTCGCGGTTTCGGACGTTCGGGCCGACGTCGAGACGATCGTCGATCAGGAACTCGCCGACGTGACCGAGATCACCCGCCGCGTGATCGAGGGCGAACTGTCGACGTTCTGA
- a CDS encoding MFS transporter: MSDSSSESASSPVIYAVVASTFFVGFGGGVVFPILPNLGEVLGISAFMVGVILSANRWTRLFANGPAGALVDRIGTRKPFVAGLAIEGVATAGYVVAITSSVPEFWFVLARVCWGVGSALVFATAYTITADVSEAASRGTSMGIVRAGITFGFPAGMVLGGIVSEVYSNVAAFVLAASFAGLASVIAYFIVPETHVESADSSIKPWDLETTLPALTVGLVNFGLYFAFFGVLFSTLVLYLEVESMTLALEFAGLGIDYGEQGTSGLLMAAAALSGAVFTILGGKISDGVGARVPVLLVFLVTSCAGFAVLTLAPSLGTVVLGCVLIGAGQGGVGGPLTALLADLSPEERMGRAMGTNNVFGDVGGALGPLISLPFADAAGFDTLYAISAVIPLLAGGVLVAGIYTYTGSLSPTVDESMI; the protein is encoded by the coding sequence GTGTCCGACTCGAGTTCCGAATCCGCGTCCAGCCCGGTTATCTACGCCGTCGTCGCGAGCACCTTCTTCGTCGGTTTCGGCGGCGGCGTCGTCTTCCCGATCCTGCCGAACCTCGGCGAGGTGCTCGGAATTTCGGCGTTCATGGTCGGCGTCATCCTCTCGGCGAACCGCTGGACGCGACTGTTCGCGAACGGCCCGGCCGGGGCGCTGGTCGACCGGATCGGCACTCGAAAACCGTTCGTCGCGGGGCTGGCGATCGAGGGCGTCGCGACGGCGGGCTATGTGGTCGCGATCACCTCCTCGGTGCCGGAGTTCTGGTTCGTCCTCGCGCGGGTCTGCTGGGGCGTCGGCAGTGCGCTCGTGTTCGCGACGGCCTACACGATCACCGCCGACGTCAGCGAGGCCGCCTCTCGGGGGACGAGCATGGGGATCGTCCGTGCCGGGATCACGTTCGGCTTCCCCGCGGGCATGGTACTGGGCGGCATCGTCAGCGAGGTTTACAGCAACGTCGCGGCGTTCGTCCTCGCGGCCTCGTTCGCCGGCCTCGCGAGCGTCATCGCCTACTTCATCGTCCCCGAGACCCACGTCGAGTCGGCCGACTCGTCGATCAAACCCTGGGACCTCGAGACGACCCTGCCCGCGCTGACCGTCGGACTGGTCAACTTCGGGCTCTACTTCGCCTTTTTCGGCGTTCTCTTCTCGACGCTCGTCTTGTACCTCGAGGTCGAATCGATGACGCTCGCGCTCGAGTTCGCGGGGCTGGGGATCGACTACGGCGAACAGGGGACCTCCGGCCTGCTGATGGCGGCCGCCGCGCTGTCGGGCGCGGTCTTTACGATCCTCGGCGGGAAGATCAGTGACGGCGTCGGCGCTCGGGTTCCCGTCCTGCTCGTCTTCCTCGTGACGAGCTGTGCCGGCTTCGCCGTTCTCACGCTCGCGCCCTCGCTCGGCACCGTCGTCCTCGGCTGCGTGCTGATCGGCGCGGGTCAAGGCGGCGTCGGGGGTCCGTTGACCGCGCTGCTCGCGGATCTCTCGCCCGAGGAGCGGATGGGGCGGGCGATGGGGACCAACAACGTCTTCGGCGACGTCGGCGGCGCGCTCGGCCCGCTGATCTCGCTGCCCTTCGCCGACGCGGCCGGGTTCGACACGCTGTACGCGATCAGCGCCGTCATCCCGCTGCTGGCCGGCGGCGTTCTCGTCGCCGGCATCTACACCTATACGGGGAGTCTGAGCCCGACGGTCGACGAGTCGATGATCTGA
- a CDS encoding tRNA sulfurtransferase, with protein sequence MHPPGADTVLVRHGDVNTKSNTVKRYMEGLLVENLEAVLADRSIPGEVERRWNRPLIHTSEDAVADATAAATDTFGVVSASPALTVSTEKERIIAALEETAREHYDGGTFAVDARRADKTLPYDSEDLAREAGAAIWEAVEDEFEPAVDLDDPDLTFGVEVREDLAFLYLEQRDGPGGLPLGSQEPVIALVSGGIDSPVAAYEMMKRGSPVVPAYVDLGDYGGIDHEARAMETVRLLSEYAPNFDMQVYRIPGGETVDLLVREMEQGRMLSLRRFFYRAAETLAERVDANGIVTGEAAGQKSSQTVRNLGVTSRATRLPIHRPLLTRDKQYIVAQAREIGTFTDSTIDAGCNRVTPDRVETNARLEPLLAAEPNGLLERAEEAAKNADLVEP encoded by the coding sequence ATGCACCCCCCGGGAGCCGACACCGTCCTCGTCCGACACGGGGACGTAAACACCAAGAGCAACACCGTCAAGCGGTACATGGAGGGGCTCCTCGTCGAGAATCTCGAGGCCGTCCTCGCCGACCGATCGATCCCCGGCGAGGTCGAGCGCCGGTGGAACCGACCGCTGATCCACACGAGCGAGGACGCCGTGGCCGACGCGACCGCGGCCGCGACCGATACCTTCGGGGTCGTCTCCGCCAGTCCCGCGCTGACCGTCAGCACCGAGAAAGAACGAATCATAGCGGCGCTCGAAGAGACCGCTCGCGAACACTACGACGGCGGGACGTTCGCGGTCGACGCCCGTCGAGCGGACAAAACCCTCCCCTACGACAGCGAGGACCTGGCCCGCGAGGCCGGAGCGGCCATCTGGGAGGCCGTCGAGGACGAGTTCGAGCCCGCGGTCGACCTCGACGATCCGGATCTTACCTTCGGCGTCGAAGTCCGCGAGGATCTGGCATTTCTCTATCTCGAGCAGCGAGACGGACCAGGGGGGCTCCCGCTTGGCTCTCAGGAGCCGGTGATCGCGTTAGTCAGCGGCGGGATCGACTCGCCGGTCGCGGCCTACGAGATGATGAAACGCGGCAGCCCGGTCGTCCCGGCCTACGTCGACCTCGGCGATTACGGCGGGATCGACCACGAGGCGCGCGCGATGGAGACCGTTCGGCTCCTCTCGGAGTACGCGCCGAACTTCGACATGCAGGTCTATCGAATCCCCGGCGGCGAGACGGTCGACCTGCTCGTCCGGGAGATGGAACAGGGCCGGATGCTCTCGCTGCGCCGCTTTTTCTACCGCGCGGCCGAGACGCTGGCCGAGCGCGTCGACGCCAACGGCATCGTCACCGGGGAGGCCGCGGGCCAGAAGTCCAGCCAGACCGTCCGGAACCTCGGCGTCACCAGCCGTGCGACCCGGCTTCCGATCCACCGCCCGCTGCTGACTCGAGACAAGCAGTACATCGTCGCGCAGGCCCGCGAGATCGGTACCTTCACCGACTCGACGATCGACGCCGGCTGTAACCGCGTCACCCCCGATCGCGTCGAGACCAACGCCCGCCTCGAGCCCCTGCTGGCCGCCGAACCCAACGGTTTGCTCGAGCGCGCCGAAGAAGCCGCCAAGAACGCAGACCTGGTCGAGCCCTGA
- a CDS encoding DUF5804 family protein, with translation MTRVCLIGEDGSNLQYELLSRETAREALATYDLERPFENSLALRTVSIGAAVSLLNDLNWYLTRFVDAALVQEPSISDDEWLSRSLATELRNGAIEPAETAEFCKIYGLERVDAGLEADEEEALDRGPENESGTVDAADAADSDSNDAARSGAVEPTYRLVEPLYVRRTDGDLPEYDLRDVEDTLVVRLTEAEYSP, from the coding sequence GTGACCCGCGTCTGTCTCATCGGCGAGGATGGGAGCAATCTCCAGTACGAACTGCTCTCCCGGGAGACCGCCCGCGAGGCGCTCGCGACCTACGACCTCGAGCGGCCGTTCGAGAACTCGCTGGCCCTGCGGACGGTCAGCATCGGAGCCGCCGTCTCGCTGCTGAACGACCTGAACTGGTATCTCACCCGGTTCGTCGACGCGGCGCTGGTCCAGGAGCCGAGCATCAGCGACGACGAGTGGCTCTCGCGGTCGCTGGCCACCGAGCTTCGAAACGGCGCGATCGAGCCCGCGGAAACGGCCGAATTCTGCAAGATTTACGGCCTCGAGCGGGTCGATGCGGGGCTCGAGGCTGACGAAGAGGAGGCGCTCGATCGAGGACCGGAAAACGAGTCAGGGACCGTCGACGCGGCGGACGCGGCCGATAGCGACTCGAACGATGCTGCCCGATCAGGGGCGGTCGAGCCGACGTACCGGCTCGTCGAACCGCTGTACGTTCGCCGGACCGACGGCGACCTCCCCGAGTACGATCTCAGAGACGTCGAGGACACCCTCGTCGTCCGACTGACCGAAGCCGAGTACTCGCCGTAG
- a CDS encoding PLP-dependent cysteine synthase family protein, with the protein MKGSILDTIGSPLVQVDSPEGVTVAAKIESFNPGGSAKDRPAREMIRAAERDGLIEPGDSLVEPTSGNTGIGLALVAAARGYDLTIVMPSDKSKERRQIMAAYGADLELVDGDMSTARDRADELEAEGAIQLGQFENPANPEAHYKTTGEEIIEQVGDREIDAFVAGVGTGGTLSGTGRRLREAFPDMDIVAVEPARNAVLSTGESGQDEFQGMGPGFVSDNLDVDLIDRVETVKLEDAEDECRRLAREEGVLVGQSSGATSLASQRIAREIADPSVECPEIPTAFDDVGEPASPETDGGRADDCPLVVTVFWDSGERYLSTGLFD; encoded by the coding sequence ATGAAAGGGAGCATTCTGGACACCATCGGCTCGCCGCTCGTCCAGGTCGATTCGCCAGAGGGCGTGACGGTCGCGGCCAAGATCGAATCGTTCAACCCCGGCGGCTCGGCCAAGGATCGGCCGGCCCGCGAGATGATCCGGGCCGCCGAGCGAGACGGGCTGATCGAACCCGGCGACAGCCTCGTCGAACCGACCAGCGGCAACACGGGGATCGGCCTCGCGCTCGTCGCGGCCGCCCGCGGCTACGATCTGACGATCGTCATGCCGTCGGACAAATCGAAGGAGCGCCGGCAGATCATGGCCGCCTACGGGGCCGACCTCGAGCTGGTCGACGGCGACATGTCGACAGCCCGCGACCGCGCCGACGAACTCGAGGCCGAGGGCGCGATCCAGCTCGGGCAGTTCGAGAACCCGGCGAATCCCGAGGCCCACTACAAGACGACGGGCGAGGAGATCATCGAGCAGGTCGGCGACCGCGAGATAGACGCCTTCGTGGCCGGCGTCGGCACCGGCGGCACGCTCTCGGGCACCGGCCGCCGCCTCCGCGAGGCGTTCCCCGATATGGATATCGTGGCGGTCGAACCGGCCAGAAACGCCGTCCTCTCGACCGGCGAATCCGGCCAGGACGAGTTCCAGGGAATGGGCCCCGGCTTCGTCAGCGACAACCTCGACGTCGACCTGATCGACCGCGTCGAGACCGTGAAACTCGAGGACGCCGAAGACGAGTGTCGCCGCCTCGCTCGCGAAGAGGGCGTCCTCGTCGGCCAGTCCAGCGGCGCGACGAGCCTGGCTTCCCAGCGAATCGCTCGAGAGATCGCCGATCCCAGCGTCGAGTGTCCGGAGATCCCGACCGCCTTCGACGACGTCGGCGAGCCAGCCTCGCCAGAGACCGACGGCGGTCGGGCCGACGACTGCCCGCTCGTGGTCACCGTCTTCTGGGACAGTGGCGAGCGATACCTCTCGACCGGCCTGTTCGACTGA